The Vidua macroura isolate BioBank_ID:100142 chromosome 27, ASM2450914v1, whole genome shotgun sequence genome includes a window with the following:
- the LOC128819694 gene encoding serine/threonine-protein kinase pim-1-like, which yields MSRGPAGWKLRGRLEGEWVWGQRRAQSISLTDGIVLLPQPDRASAPLEVVLLAKVSTGFPGVVQLLEWLERPKDIVMVLECPERSRDLHHFIRARGILSQEMAQKLFCQVLGAVRHCPSCGVLHRDIKPQNILVDLATGQVKLINFGCGTYLQDTAYIHFAGTWSYSPLEWTHAGWYYGKPATIWSLGILLHQMVCGEHPFRRGQNISWDRQLSLPQRLSPGGSSSVATGAIPVLGDSSSS from the exons ATGAGCCGAGGCCCGGCAGGGTGGAAGCTGCGAGGACGCCTCGAGGGAGAGTGGGTGTGGGGCCAGCGCAGGGCGCAGAGCATCAGCCTCACTGACGGCATCGTGCTCCTCCCGCAGCCCGACCGCGCCAGCGCACCCCTGGAGGtcgtgctgctggccaaggtgtCCACTGGCTTCCCCGGTGTCgtccagctgctggagtggcTTGAGCGACCCAAGGATATCGTGATGGTGCTGGAGTGCCCAGAGCGGTCTCGGGACCTGCACCATTTCATTCGGGCACGGGGGATCCTATCCCAGGAGATGGCGCAGAAGCTGTTCTGCCAGGTGCTGGGGGCCGTGCGGCACTGCCCCAGCTGCGGggtcctgcacagggacatcAAACCCCAGAACATCCTGGTTGACCTGGCCACCGGGCAGGTCAAATTGATCAACTTTGGCTGTGGCACCTACCTGCAAGACACAGCCTACATTCACTTTGCAG GAACATGGTCATACAGCCCCCTGGAATGGACCCACGCTGGCTGGTACTATGGCAAGCCAGCTACCATCTGGTCCCTGGGCATCCTGCTGCACCAGATGGTCTGCGGGGAGCACCCTTTCAGGAGGGGCCAGAACATCAGCTGGGACCGTCAGCTCTCGCTGCCACAACGGCTCTCTCCAGGTGGATCCTCATCTGTGGCCACAGGGGCAataccagtgctgggagacagcagcagctcatga